The Neovison vison isolate M4711 chromosome 5, ASM_NN_V1, whole genome shotgun sequence genome includes a region encoding these proteins:
- the PIRT gene encoding phosphoinositide-interacting protein, translating to MTMEALPKAPEIDEKSPECKDLLPSQTASSLCISSRSESVWTATPRSKWEIYRKPIIIMSVGGAILLFGVVITCLAYTLKLGVNSLKVLKMIGPAFLSLGLMMLVCGLVWVPIIKKKQKQKQKSVFFQTLKSFFLNR from the coding sequence ATGACAATGGAGGCTCTCCCCAAGGCCCCAGAGATTGATGAGAAGTCTCCAGAGTGCAAGGACCTGCTGCCCAGCCAGACGGCCAGCTCCCTGTGCATCAGCTCCAGAAGTGAGTCGGTGTGGACCGCCACCCCCCGGAGTAAGTGGGAAATCTACCGCAAACCCATCATTATCATGTCGGTGGGCGGCGCCATCCTCCTCTTCGGTGTGGTCATCACCTGCTTGGCCTACACCCTGAAGCTGGGTGTCAACAGCCTTAAGGTCCTTAAGATGATAGGGCCTGCCTTCCTGTCTCTGGGACTCATGATGCTGGTGTGCGGGCTGGTGTGGGTGCCCAtcatcaagaagaaacagaagcagaaacagaagtCAGTTTTCTTCCAGACTCTCAAGTCCTTCTTCCTGAACCGCTGA